The genomic DNA GCCTGGGGAACGGGATCCTGCTCCTGCCCAAGACCGCCGACCGCTGGGCGGGACTGTTCGCCGCGCTCGACGAATTTCCCCGGGACTTTACCCTTGACCGCGATCAACGTCAGCAGCCGCGTGCTGGGCTCGAGAACTTGTTCGGTGCGGACGAGGAATGAACGGTCTGTATTTGCTGGATACGACCGTGTGGATCGATCTGCTGCGAACCAATTCCCCCGCCATACGGGGCGC from Terriglobales bacterium includes the following:
- the vapB gene encoding type II toxin-antitoxin system VapB family antitoxin → MARSSKTRGKKSAHGVGGGAEAKIFMTGRSQAVRLPKEYRFSGDSVWVKRLGNGILLLPKTADRWAGLFAALDEFPRDFTLDRDQRQQPRAGLENLFGADEE